CGGAAATGGGCGGCCAGTTGTTCGGCCACATAAACCGAGCGGTGCTGACCGCCGGTGCAGCCGATCGCCACGGTCAGGTAAGAGCGATTTTCCTGCTCGAACCGTGGCAGCCAGGTTTCGAGAAAAATCCGCACCTGCCAGATAAACTCGCCGACTCGGGGCTGCTGCTCGAAAAAGGCAATGACCGGCTCATCGCGGCCGGAGTGCGGGCGCAGCAGCGGGTCCCAGTGCGGATTGGCCAGACAGCGGGCGTCGAAGACATAGTCAGCGTCGATCGGCACGCCGTTCTTGTAGCCAAACGACTCGAACAGAATGTCCAGCCGCGCGCCTTCCCGGCCGAGCACCCGATCGAGCACCAGCTCACGCAGCTTGTTGCTGGACAGTGTGGTGGTGTCGATCAGCAAATCGGCGCGCGACGCGATGGGGCTCAGCAGCTCGCGTTCGCGGGCAATGGCTTCATTGAGCGACAGACCGGCGTGGGTCAGCGGATGCCGACGGCGGGTTTCGCTGAAGCGTTTCAGCAGGGTGCTTTCTTCGGCGTCGGTGAAAATGACCAGCGGTCGGCTGGCTTGGTCGAGCAGTTGCTCGTAGACCTGATCAAACTGGGCCAGCTCTTCCAGCTGGTTGCGGGCATCGATGGAAAAGGCGAGCTCGGCGTGTTCGTGCCGGACTTTCTGCACCAGGGTCGGGATCAGGCTGACCGGAATATTGTCGACGCAGTAATAGCCCTGATCTTCCAGCGCGCGCAGCGCCACCGATTTGCCGGAACCAGAGCGACCACTGAGCAGAACCAGAGCCATGAGCCATGCAATTTCAGAGCGGGGGAGTGGCAAAAGCTTAGCACGGACGTCCGGTCAAACTGGTGAAATTTGCCGCAAAAGGCGGTGTGACCGGCTCACGTGAAAGGGAATAAAAAAAGGAGCCGGGTCGGCTCCTTTTTTCTACTGAAATCACCTTTCATCATGAAAACAAGGACTTGAGGCGTGGGGCTCAATGGCCGCGCAGCATTTCCTTGTGCTTTTTGACCTGACGGTCGAGTTTGTCCATCAGCAAATCAATGGCGGCATACATGTCGCCGTCTTCACAGTCAGCGAAGATTTCGCCGCCGTTGACGTGCAGTTTGGCTTCGGCTTTCTGACGCAGTTTTTCCACACTCAGAATGACATGGACGTTATTGATGTGATCAAAATGGCGGTTTAGCCGCTCGAATTTGTCATTGACGAAGCTGCGCAGAGCGTCAGTGATCTCGACATGGTGGCCGGTCAGGTTGATTTGCATAGTGGCTTCCTCTTTCGGCGCCAGATCAAAGGTCGTCGCTGGCAGCGGCGGTTCCCTCATCATGGCTGCACTTACAACATGGTGCATGGTGGCCGGCTTTTCAAGCTGGTCCCGTTGACACCGGTCAAACCCGGTTCTGCTTTCCCACCCCAACGCCAGCCAACCTTGCCGCGCCTGGTGTGGAACCTATTTCTGGAGTGTCGCTCCAGACCCTCTTTTCTGAGTCGCTACTCAGACTCGCTTGCTAAACACTTGTTGCCTGACCAATACGTCGGTCGGGCTCAGCCCAGCGTCTTGCGTTCGCTGGATGGCGGTATGGACATGGCTTCGCGGTACTTCGCGACCGTGCGCCGTGCCACGACAATGCCGTCCTTCGCCAGAATCTGGGCAATTTGACTGTCACTCAGGGGTTTGTTGGCCTCCTCAGAATCGATCAGTTTGCGGATACGGGCGCGGATGGCGGTGCTCGAAGCTTCGCCGCCGGCGGTGGTTGCCAGATGGCTGGAGAAAAAATATTTCAGTTCAAAAATGCCGCGTGGGGTGTGCATGTATTT
This region of Permianibacter fluminis genomic DNA includes:
- the rapZ gene encoding RNase adapter RapZ yields the protein MALVLLSGRSGSGKSVALRALEDQGYYCVDNIPVSLIPTLVQKVRHEHAELAFSIDARNQLEELAQFDQVYEQLLDQASRPLVIFTDAEESTLLKRFSETRRRHPLTHAGLSLNEAIARERELLSPIASRADLLIDTTTLSSNKLRELVLDRVLGREGARLDILFESFGYKNGVPIDADYVFDARCLANPHWDPLLRPHSGRDEPVIAFFEQQPRVGEFIWQVRIFLETWLPRFEQENRSYLTVAIGCTGGQHRSVYVAEQLAAHFRQKRPHTQVRHRDIK
- the hpf gene encoding ribosome hibernation promoting factor → MQINLTGHHVEITDALRSFVNDKFERLNRHFDHINNVHVILSVEKLRQKAEAKLHVNGGEIFADCEDGDMYAAIDLLMDKLDRQVKKHKEMLRGH